One stretch of Miscanthus floridulus cultivar M001 chromosome 18, ASM1932011v1, whole genome shotgun sequence DNA includes these proteins:
- the LOC136521280 gene encoding calcium-binding protein PBP1-like, whose amino-acid sequence MASQQQQQRQQAGAAAAASSAAAVDFEDYLPVMAERLGEDGLMRELASGFRLLMDPARGLITFDSLRRNAPLLGLGGMSDDDLRGMLAEGDFDGDGALSEMEFCVLMVRLSPELMDEPRRWLDDAVDQASRFLFTS is encoded by the coding sequence ATGGCGTCACAGCAACAGCAGCAGAGGCAGCaggcgggagcggcggcggcggcgtcctcggccGCGGCCGTGGACTTCGAGGACTACCTGCCGGTGATGGCGGAGCGGCTGGGCGAGGACGGACTGATGCGGGAGCTGGCGAGCGGGTTCCGCCTGCTCATGGACCCGGCGCGGGGGCTCATCACCTTCGACAGCCTCCGCCGCAACGCGCCGCTGCTGGGGCTGGGCGGCATGTCCGACGACGACCTCCGCGGGATGCTCGCCGAGGGCGACTTCGACGGCGACGGCGCGCTCAGCGAGATGGAGTTCTGCGTGCTCATGGTGCGCCTCAGCCCCGAGCTCATGGACGAGCCCCGCAGGTGGCTCGACGACGCCGTCGACCAGGCGTCCCGCTTCCTCTTCACCAGCTGA
- the LOC136520885 gene encoding beta-glucosidase 25 isoform X2 has translation MHTGSLSHDGTGEPNEEGLNYYNSLIDVLLDKGIQPYVTLFHWDLPQALEDRYGGWLNSQIVNDFVHFASTCFKEFGDRVKHWITFNEPHNFAIDGYDFGIQAPGRCSILSHIFCREGKSSTEPYVVAHNILLAHAGAFHSYKEHFKKEQGGIVGIALDSKWYEPLSDVDEDTEAAARAMDFELGWFLDPLMFGHYPPSMQKLAGDRLPQFSTQASKLVSGSLDFVGINHYTTLYVRNDRMRIRKLVMNDASTDAVIIPTAYRHGKKIGDTAASGWLHIVPWGMFKLMKHIKEKYGNPPVIITENGMDDANNRFSRLENDLQDDKRIQYHNDYMSNLLDAIRKEGCNVHGYFVWSLLDNWEWNSGYTKRFGLYYIDYNNNLTRIPKASVEWFRQVLIQKTANLEYSSSTVAIS, from the exons ATGCATACCGGTTCTCTATCTCATG ATGGAACTGGTGAACCTAATGAAGAAGGATTGAATTACTATAACAGCCTCATAGATGTTCTATTAGACAAAG GTATACAACCATATGTAACACTCTTTCACTGGGACCTTCCGCAAGCACTAGAAGACAGATATGGTGGATGGTTAAATTCCCAAATTGT GAATGATTTCGTTCACTTTGCCTCTACTTGCTTCAAGGAATTTGGAGATAGAGTGAAACACTGGATCACTTTCAATGAGCCCCATAATTTTGCGATTGATGGCTATGACTTTGGCATCCAGGCACCTGGGAGGTGTTCTATTCTGTCTCATATATTCTGTAGGGAGGGAAAATCGTCAACTGAACCGTATGTTGTAGCTCACAACATACTCTTAGCGCATGCTGGTGCTTTTCATTCTTATAAGGAGCATTTCAAG AAAGAACAAGGAGGTATCGTAGGCATTGCACTTGATTCAAAGTGGTATGAACCATTGTCAGATGTTGATGAGGACACAGAGGCAGCAGCACGAGCAATGGACTTTGAGCTTGGATG GTTCCTGGATCCCTTAATGTTTGGCCACTATCCTCCttctatgcaaaaacttgcagggGATAGGCTGCCTCAGTTTTCAACTCAGGCTTCGAAGTTAGTATCAGGCTCATTAGATTTTGTGGGCATAAACCACTATACCACATTGTATGTTAGGAACGACAGAATGCGGATCAGGAAACTTGTAATGAATGATGCTTCAACTGATGCTGTGATCATACCTACTG CTTATAGACATGGAAAGAAAATAGGAGACACG GCAGCGTCAGGATGGCTGCACATAGTACCCTGGGGCATGTTCAAACTGATGAAGCACATCAAAGAAAAGTATGGAAATCCGCCAGTGATCATCACTGAAAACG GCATGGATGACGCGAACAATCGGTTTTCGAGACTGGAGAATGATCTGCAGGATGATAAACGGATACAGTACCACAACGACTACATGTCTAACCTCCTAGATGCAATAAG GAAGGAAGGCTGCAACGTCCACGGTTACTTCGTATGGTCACTGCTGGATAACTGGGAGTGGAACTCCGGGTACACGAAGCGGTTTGGACTCTACTACATTGACTACAACAACAACCTGACAAGGATACCCAAGGCGTCAGTGGAATGGTTCAGGCAGGTCTTGATCCAGAAGACGGCTAATTTGGAGTACAGTAGTTCTACAGTAGCCATTAGCTAA
- the LOC136520885 gene encoding beta-glucosidase 25 isoform X1 — MGVLTLVHILVSFAACAEALRRADFPQGFVFGTASSAYQYEGAVNEGQRGPTIWDTLTRRPGRVIDFSNADVAVDHYHRYKEDVDLIKDIGMDAYRFSISWSRIFPNGTGEPNEEGLNYYNSLIDVLLDKGIQPYVTLFHWDLPQALEDRYGGWLNSQIVNDFVHFASTCFKEFGDRVKHWITFNEPHNFAIDGYDFGIQAPGRCSILSHIFCREGKSSTEPYVVAHNILLAHAGAFHSYKEHFKKEQGGIVGIALDSKWYEPLSDVDEDTEAAARAMDFELGWFLDPLMFGHYPPSMQKLAGDRLPQFSTQASKLVSGSLDFVGINHYTTLYVRNDRMRIRKLVMNDASTDAVIIPTAYRHGKKIGDTAASGWLHIVPWGMFKLMKHIKEKYGNPPVIITENGMDDANNRFSRLENDLQDDKRIQYHNDYMSNLLDAIRKEGCNVHGYFVWSLLDNWEWNSGYTKRFGLYYIDYNNNLTRIPKASVEWFRQVLIQKTANLEYSSSTVAIS, encoded by the exons ATGGGTGTTCTGACACTGGTTCATATCCTTGTCAGCTTTGCTGCTTGTGCTGAAGCTCTAAGGAGGGCAGACTTCCCTCAAGGTTTTGTCTTTGGCACTGCTTCTTCAGCTTACCAG TATGAAGGCGCTGTCAACGAGGGTCAACGTGGACCTACAATATGGGATACTCTCACAAGACGACCTG GTCGGGTGATAGATTTCAGCAATGCAGATGTTGCCGTTGATCACTACCATCGTTATAAG GAAGATGTGGACTTGATTAAGGACATTGGCATGGATGCATACCGGTTCTCTATCTCATGGTCTCGTATCTTTCCAA ATGGAACTGGTGAACCTAATGAAGAAGGATTGAATTACTATAACAGCCTCATAGATGTTCTATTAGACAAAG GTATACAACCATATGTAACACTCTTTCACTGGGACCTTCCGCAAGCACTAGAAGACAGATATGGTGGATGGTTAAATTCCCAAATTGT GAATGATTTCGTTCACTTTGCCTCTACTTGCTTCAAGGAATTTGGAGATAGAGTGAAACACTGGATCACTTTCAATGAGCCCCATAATTTTGCGATTGATGGCTATGACTTTGGCATCCAGGCACCTGGGAGGTGTTCTATTCTGTCTCATATATTCTGTAGGGAGGGAAAATCGTCAACTGAACCGTATGTTGTAGCTCACAACATACTCTTAGCGCATGCTGGTGCTTTTCATTCTTATAAGGAGCATTTCAAG AAAGAACAAGGAGGTATCGTAGGCATTGCACTTGATTCAAAGTGGTATGAACCATTGTCAGATGTTGATGAGGACACAGAGGCAGCAGCACGAGCAATGGACTTTGAGCTTGGATG GTTCCTGGATCCCTTAATGTTTGGCCACTATCCTCCttctatgcaaaaacttgcagggGATAGGCTGCCTCAGTTTTCAACTCAGGCTTCGAAGTTAGTATCAGGCTCATTAGATTTTGTGGGCATAAACCACTATACCACATTGTATGTTAGGAACGACAGAATGCGGATCAGGAAACTTGTAATGAATGATGCTTCAACTGATGCTGTGATCATACCTACTG CTTATAGACATGGAAAGAAAATAGGAGACACG GCAGCGTCAGGATGGCTGCACATAGTACCCTGGGGCATGTTCAAACTGATGAAGCACATCAAAGAAAAGTATGGAAATCCGCCAGTGATCATCACTGAAAACG GCATGGATGACGCGAACAATCGGTTTTCGAGACTGGAGAATGATCTGCAGGATGATAAACGGATACAGTACCACAACGACTACATGTCTAACCTCCTAGATGCAATAAG GAAGGAAGGCTGCAACGTCCACGGTTACTTCGTATGGTCACTGCTGGATAACTGGGAGTGGAACTCCGGGTACACGAAGCGGTTTGGACTCTACTACATTGACTACAACAACAACCTGACAAGGATACCCAAGGCGTCAGTGGAATGGTTCAGGCAGGTCTTGATCCAGAAGACGGCTAATTTGGAGTACAGTAGTTCTACAGTAGCCATTAGCTAA
- the LOC136521769 gene encoding large ribosomal subunit protein uL24c-like produces the protein MAGMAALQGAMASLSVSAPGAASTSSFWGNRLATYSAPQPGVRFMVKICPIEMRLKRWERKKCKPNSLPVLHKMHVRIGDTVQVIAGREKGKVGEVTCLFKHNSTVIVKDLNLKSKHKKGTDDEPGEIVMIEGPIHSSNVMLYSKEKSVASRVGHKFLEDGTKVRYLVKTGEVIDSVEKWVKVFKEGNSE, from the exons ATGGCTGGGATGGCGGCGCTGCAGGGCGCCATGGCGTCGCTCTCCGTCTCCGCGCCCGGCGCGGCCAGCACCAGCAGCTTCTGGGGCAACCGGCTCGCCACCTACTCCGCGCCGCAGCCTGGG GTAAGATTTATGGTCAAGATATGCCCAATTGAAATGAGA CTTAAGAGATGGGAGCGAAAGAAGTGTAAACCAAACAGCCTTCCTGTGCTGCACAAGATGCATGTTAGGATTGGGGACACGGTACAGGTCATCGCAGGCCGTGAGAAAGGAAAGGTTGGAGAAGTTACATGCCTTTTCAAGCACAACAGCACGGTGATTGTGAAGGACCTGAACTTGAAGTCGAAGCACAAGAAAGGCACAGATGATGAACCCGGTGAAATCGTCATG ATTGAAGGCCCCATTCATAGCTCAAATGTGATGCTCTACTCCAAGGAGAAGAGTGTGGCAAGCAGGGTTGGCCACAAATTCCTCGAGGACGGGACCAAGGTCCGATACCTGGTCAAGACCGGTGAAGTAATCGACAGTGTTGAGAAGTGGGTAAAGGTGTTTAAGGAAGGGAATTCGGAGTAA